In Myxococcus xanthus, the genomic window GAGTGAGGCGCGGTATGAGGTGGCCTCGGCTCACGAGAACGACGGGATGCTCCTCGACAGACGGCTTCAGCTCTTCGTGGTGTTGGTGGGGGTGTTCGTCACCTCGCTGGTGGTGGGCGACATCATCAGCGTGAAGCTGTTCGAGGCGAAGGTGGGGCCGGTGGTGGCGGTGATGTCCATCGGCATCCTGCCCTTCCCGGTGACGTTCCTCCTCACGGATATCCTCAACGAGTTCTACGGGAAGAGGGCGGCCCGCTTCGTGACGTGGGTGGGCTTCTTCATGGCCATCTTCGCGGTCGTGGTGATTGCCATGGCCGTGCAGGTGCCGTGGGCGCCGCTGACGCGTGCGCCGGACTTCTCGGGTACGGTGGAAGGCTCGTTCAACAACGTCTTCGCCGGCTCACAGCGCTTCCTCGTCGCGTCGATGATGGCGTACCTGGTGGGCCAGTTCTGCGACATCGCCATCTTCAACGGGCTCAAGCGACTGACGCGCAACCGGTTCTTGTGGGTGCGGGCGACGGGCTCCACGCTGGTGTCGCAGCTCCTCGACACGGTGGTGGTGCAGTACGTGGCGTGGACGGGCGTGCTGCCCAACTCCACCATCCTCGGCATCATCTACACGTCCTACGTGGTGAAGTTGCTGGTCGCGGTGGGCCTGACGCCCTTCATCTACCTGGGCCACGCCTTCGTCGAGCGCAAGCTGGGCATCGCCCCCCTGGTGCTGGGGGAGAACGGTGAACCCATTGCCCCGCCCGCGCCGCCCGTCACCCAGGAGGAGCAGCCTCGCGCCGCCTGAGCGCGAGGGGCCCAGCGGTTCAGCTTCCCTGCCGTACCAGCGGCGTGAGGATGTCCGTCCAGTGGGAGAAGATGGAGAAGTGTCCGCCGCCGGGGAAGAAGCGGGGCACCGCACGCGGAATCCGGTTCGCGAGGTACCGTCCCATCTGCGGCGGGACGATGCTGTCTCCCTCCCAGTACCAGAGGTCCACCTCCGTTCGAATCTCCTCCAGGGGGACGTTCCACGGCTGCGCGAGGATGTGCGCCTCGCGCCGTATTCCCGCCACGCCCTTGCGCGTGGCTTCGTAGCGCCAGCCCTGCACCTGCGCGGCGATGCGCGGGTCCGCGAGCACCGCGCGGTCATCCGCCGACGCCTGGGAGCGCAGGCCCGCCAGCGCTCGCGAGGGATTGGCGCGCACCTGCCGGTCATGCATGGCCATCAATGGATGCAGTAGCCACTCCGGCCACGCGGCCATGGCGTACGCGTTGCGGTAGTCCCGGTTCACGCCCTCCATGGCGCCCGGCCGGGCCAGGGGCGCCGCGCCGGAGACGAGCGCCGCGCGGGTGATGCGCTCGCCCAGCTTCCACGCGGACGCGGCGACGTAGGGGCCACCGGCGGACACACCGAAGAGCGCGAAGCGGCCAACCCTCAGCGCGTTGGCCAGTTGCTCCAAATCATTCGGGAAGTCGAGCAGCGTGCGCCCAGGCTGGTAGTCCGACAGGCCATAGCCTGGCCGGTCCGGAGTGATGAGGCGCACGCCCAACGCGTGAGTGAGCCGGTCATCCGGGTGGCGCATGTGGCGCGAGCCCGGGTTGCCGTGGATGAAGAACACGGGCAGGCCGCTCAAGTCTCCAGACTCGACGTATGCGAGCCGCCGGCCATCCCGCAGGCGGACGGTGCCTTCGCGGACCTGCACGCCCATGGCTTCGGTGTCGGACGAGGCGTTCATGGTTCCATCGGTTTCGAGCGCGCGCCAATCCACGCGGAAATAGAGGGCCACACCTTCGTCGCGCCCTTGCTGGAGGCGGACAGGCCAATGTGGCCCACGGGGTAGCGCCGCGTCTCACAGTCCTTCGAGCTGACCAGGGAGGGCAGCGGCTCGCTCATCGCCGGCAGCGCGATGGTGTCGTGCTCGGCGATGACATTGAGGATGGCGCACTGGATGCGGCGCAGGTCCACTCGCTCGCCGCCCACTTCCATGAGGCCCTGGGGGAAGAGGTTCTGCTGGTAGCAGTCCTTGATGTACTGCCGGTACACCTCACCCGGGAAGGGCACAGGGTCCGCGCCCCAGCGTTCCATGGCCAGAAACGTGGTGACGAACTCCGGGTCGTCGATGCGGCGGCACACCTCCAGCCACCGGGTGAGGCGCTGCACCGGCGCGGCCATGAGGAAACCGCTCTCCAGCACCGGCGTGGGGACGTTGCCGTAGGCGTCCACCAGCGAGTCCACGTCGAAGTGGTTGGCGGACGTCCACAGCGTGTAGAGGCCGCCCTTGCTGAAGTCCACCGGCGTGGCCTGGGCCACGAGGTTGCGGACGCCCTCGGGGTACAGGGACGTATACGCCAGGGCCATGGTGCCGCCCATGCAGTAGCCGTAGAGCGTCAAATCCCGGCTCTTGCTCACGCGCAGCGTCCACCTCACCGCCGTCTGGATGAGCCCGCCGAGCAGGTCATCCCAGGTGAGCCGCTCCTCGTCCTGTCCCGGTACACCCCAGTCGATGGCGTAGACGTCATATCCCTCGCGGGTGAGGTGCTCGATGAGGCTGCGCCCTGGAAGGAAGTCGAGGATGTACCAGCGATTGATGAGCGAATAGACGAAGAGGATGGGCGTGCGGTGGCGCCGTCGCGGGGCCGCGTAGCGCAGCAGGCGCATGCTGCCGCGCGTGTACACGACGGTGTGCGGCGTGGCGCTGATGGGCGGCTCGCGCACGCCCGAGGCCCTTTCGATGAAGGGCTTGAGGTACGGGTACGGATTGAAGGGCCGCGACTTGAGCGCGTGTGCGACGGCGCGGGTCAGCTCGACCTGCCCGGTGACGAAGGAGCGAAGACGCTGGGGCGTGGACGCGGTCATGTCAGCGGCGGCGCTTGGAGGGCGCGCGCTCCTTGGGCGGGGGCTCGGGGGACTCAGGCTCGGGCTCCGCGCCTTCCTGACGGTGGAGCAGGTCCACCACCAGTTCCAACTGGGTGCCGAGCGCCTCCACCTGGTCATTCATCCGGCGGAGCTGGTCGCGCAGGTTCTCCACCTCGGAGGTGGTGGGCAGGCGCAGGGTGCGCAGCGCGCCTTCCACCAGGCCATTGCGGCGGATGCGGGCGTTGAATCCCTGGCGCATGAGGGAGCCGCTCACGCGCAGGTACGCGGGGCTCTCGGTGACCTTGGCGGCCGCGCGGGTGAGGCCCTCCTCGGCGCGGGTGAAGACCTTGCCGGTGCGCGTGTCCGGGTGGGTGAGGTGGCCCAGCAGCTTCAGTCCGCGGGCGAGGAGCCCCTGGGACGGCGGCGGTCGTTCCGGATGACTCATGGCCGGCAGGTTATCTCAAGGCGCGGCGCAGGGGACGCCGCAGCCTGGCTCTATCGTTCCCAAAGTGAACCAAGATTCAACTTGCGTGCCTCGAAGGGCTCGGCATCGACATGGGCGCTACCGGTGTACGCGTCCAGGCGCTGCCAGGGGTTGCCTTCCCGACGATAGACCTCGAGCAACTGAATGCGCGGGTCCGCGAACCACAGATGGTTCACACCCTCGCGGGCGTAGAGCGTCATCTTCCTCGAACGGTCCAGGGCTTCGGTGGAGGGGGACAGGACTTCGCAGAGCCAGTCGGGGACGAGCTCCACGCCCGTCACGTCTGGAATCTCCGGCATGCGTTCGCGCCGCCACCCGGCGAGGTCTGGCACGAGCACGTTGCCGCCCAGGTGGAGCTCAGGCTTCGGGAGGATGACCCAGCCGCCCGGGCCTTCCGCTCCGAGCTCCGGGTCGAACGGCGCCAGTTGCTGGCTGCGCCGGGAGGACCTCCGGGGTGCAGGGTACTCCAGAGGTCCTCCTGGCTCAGCCCTGTCGCTTCACCGGGAGGGGCCCGAAGGACTGTGACACCGGCATCAGCGACATGACGTTGATGTTCACGTGCGCGGGTCGCGTGGCCACCCAGTGCACCGCGTCCGCGATGTCCTCGGGCGTCAGCGCCTGGGTGTTGGCGTAGACGGACGCGGCGCGTGTGTCGTCGCCCTTGAAGCGGACGTTGGAGAACTCCGTGCCGCCCACCAGCCCGGGCTCGATGTCCGTCACGCGCACGGCGGTGCCGTGCAGGTCCGCGCGGAGGTTGAGGCTGAACTGGTGCACGAAGGCCTTGGTGGCGCCGTACACGTTGCCGCCCGGGTAGGGCCACTCCGCCGCCACCGAGCCCATGTTGACGACGTGGCCCCGGTTGCGCGCCACCATGCCGGGCAGCACCGCGTGCGTGCAGTACAGGAGGCCCTTCACGTTGGTGTCCACCATCGTGTCCCAGTCCTCCACGCGGGCCGACTGCGCCAGGTCCAACCCCAGCGCCAGGCCCGCGTTGTTGACCAGCACGTCCACCTCGGCGAACTCCGCCGGCAGCGAGCGGATGGCCCGCTCCACGGCCTCACGGTCCGTGATGTCGAGCGTCAGGGGGAGCACCCGCTCGCCCAACTCCGCGCGCAAGGCCTCCAACCGCTCGGTGCGCCGCCCGGAGGCGATGACGCGCGCGCCGTCCTGGATGAAGCGGCGGGCAATGGCCAGGCCGAATCCCGCGGTGGCCCCGGTAATCAGAACGTTCATGGCAGTCCCCTCGTGGAGCCAGCCCCGCGAGGGCCCGGCTTGTCAGTCGTCTTCGCCTTGATAGATGCAGCCACTGGTGCACGTCTCGCGGACCACCACCCGGCTGAGCAGGGGCAGGCCCGGACGCAGGCGCTTCCAGATCCACCGCGACAGGTTCTCGCTGGTGGGGTTCTCCAGGCCTTCCACCTCATTGAGGTAGTAGTGGTCCAACTTCAGCCGCAGGGGCTCGAAGGCCTCCTTGATGTCGGAGAAGTCCATCACCCACCCGGACTGCGAGCCCACCGGGCCACGCACGTGGATTTCCACCCGGTAGCTGTGGCCGTGAAGCCGGCTGCACTTGTGCCCGGGCGGCACGTTGGGAAGCCGGTGCGCGGCCTCAAAGGTGAATTCCTTGAAGATGTCCAAGGCGTCTCCTGACAGCGGGTGGAAGGCGGCTCATATCCCGCGCGTTCCTCCTGGCGTCAAGGTACGCCCTGCCTCCCTGAAACACCGGCATGTCTCGCCTCGCCGCGCGCCCACGCGCCCGGGGAGGCCCGGCTCGGCCCTTCGCTCTGTGTGAAAAATCCCCGGGAATATTCCCGCGCGCGTTGCACACATCACACTTCAGCTCCCCGCGACGGCCCACCTGTCGGTGATGCGGAGCATCCGTCCCAACCCCGCGAAACCACGTTTCCTGCCTCCTCCCTCTACGTCCCGGCAGGCAGGGGTTGCCGCGAGCGGAGGGAATGAACAGCGCGGGGCTCGGAATTGGCGGCCGTCCTCGCGAGCGCCTCCCGCGCCGCGACCCACACCAGGAGTCCGCCAGGATGCGCAACCGCTCGCCGTGGTTCACGGCCCTCTGCTCCGCTGCCCTGCTGTCCTTGTTGGCCTGCGATGGCAAGGGGGAGCTCACCCAGGAAGGTGGCTCGCCTCCGGGCTCCAGCGAGACGCCGTCGACGGGCAACCCGTCCGTTCCTGGCACGCCTCCCACCAACGATGACGACGACACGACGAACCCTGGAACGCCGGAGCCTCCGCCGGTCATCGTCGACATCCCGGATCCGCCCCCTCAGCCCGAGCCCCAACCCCAGCCAGAACCGGAGCCTCCGCCTGAACCCGAGCCCCAGTACTCGCGCATCCTCTGGGTGGCGCCCAACGGCAGTGACAGTGCTTCCGCCACGGAGATGGCGCCGCTGCGAACGGTGACGCGCGCGCTGGCGTTGGTGCGGCCGGGCGAGGCCATCTACCTGAAGACGGGCACCTACGCCGAGCGCCTCAAGCTGGAGGAGAAGGGTGGCTCGGCGTCCAGCCTGCTCACGCTGCGGGCCGCGCCGGGCGCGAAGCCGGTGCTGAAGCCGTCCGGCAGCGGCTCCTCCATGGTGGACGTGCGCGGTGCGTACTGGAGCATCGAGGGGCTCACCATCGACGTGGCGGGCAATGCCTCCTTCGCGGTGCTGTTCCGCGGCGTGGGTGCCCACCACGGCGTGCTGCGTGGCTCCACGCTGAAGAACGGCACCGCGGGCGCGGGCGTCAACGTGTGTGAGAAGGCCAGTGATGTCCTCATCGAGGGCAACACCATCTCCCACTTCAACCGCAACGGAGATGACAGCCACGGCGTCATCGTCCAGACGACGGCGCGCAACGTGGTGGTGCGTGGCAACGACATCCACCACAACTCCGGGGACGCGGTGCAGTGCATCGGCCCCGAGGGCGGCGCTACCATCTCCGGCACGCCCTTCGACAACCTCCTGGTGGAGGACAACGAGCTGCACGAGAACCGTGAGAATGGCGTCGATGTGAAGACGTGCACTCGCGTCACGCTGCGCGGCAACATCATCTGGGGCCACAAGATGTCATCCACCTCGCGCGGCGAGGGCGTGGTGGTGCACCTGTCCGCGAAGGACGTCACCCTGGAGGACAACGTCTTCTACAACAACGGCCGCGCCATCAGCATCGGCGGGGTGCGCCAGGGCTCGCCGCCCACCAACATCGTCATCCGCCGCAACCTGGTGCGGGACGGCCTGGGCGGCGGCGAGGAGGGCAGCGGCATCCGCGTGGACACGACGTCGAACGTGAAGGTTCATCACAACACCGTCTGGAACATGCCCGGGCCGTGTCTCACCTTCGGCCATGGCGACACCGGGGCCAGCGCCAGCCTGGATGTGCGCAACAACGTCTTCTCCGGATGTGGGGTGGCGGTGCGCGGCGGCCCCGGGCGCTCGGGGGCGGTGGTGGACGCCAACCTCTACTTCCGCAATTCGGGCTCGGCCCTCTTCCGGCTGAACGGCGTGGACATGGGCTTCTCGCAGTGGCGCTCGCAGAGCGGGCTGGACGGCCGCTCCCAGGAGAAGGCCCCTGGCTTCGTCAACATCGACACCGGGGACT contains:
- a CDS encoding alpha/beta fold hydrolase: MNASSDTEAMGVQVREGTVRLRDGRRLAYVESGDLSGLPVFFIHGNPGSRHMRHPDDRLTHALGVRLITPDRPGYGLSDYQPGRTLLDFPNDLEQLANALRVGRFALFGVSAGGPYVAASAWKLGERITRAALVSGAAPLARPGAMEGVNRDYRNAYAMAAWPEWLLHPLMAMHDRQVRANPSRALAGLRSQASADDRAVLADPRIAAQVQGWRYEATRKGVAGIRREAHILAQPWNVPLEEIRTEVDLWYWEGDSIVPPQMGRYLANRIPRAVPRFFPGGGHFSIFSHWTDILTPLVRQGS
- a CDS encoding queuosine precursor transporter; this translates as MLLDRRLQLFVVLVGVFVTSLVVGDIISVKLFEAKVGPVVAVMSIGILPFPVTFLLTDILNEFYGKRAARFVTWVGFFMAIFAVVVIAMAVQVPWAPLTRAPDFSGTVEGSFNNVFAGSQRFLVASMMAYLVGQFCDIAIFNGLKRLTRNRFLWVRATGSTLVSQLLDTVVVQYVAWTGVLPNSTILGIIYTSYVVKLLVAVGLTPFIYLGHAFVERKLGIAPLVLGENGEPIAPPAPPVTQEEQPRAA
- a CDS encoding right-handed parallel beta-helix repeat-containing protein; amino-acid sequence: MRNRSPWFTALCSAALLSLLACDGKGELTQEGGSPPGSSETPSTGNPSVPGTPPTNDDDDTTNPGTPEPPPVIVDIPDPPPQPEPQPQPEPEPPPEPEPQYSRILWVAPNGSDSASATEMAPLRTVTRALALVRPGEAIYLKTGTYAERLKLEEKGGSASSLLTLRAAPGAKPVLKPSGSGSSMVDVRGAYWSIEGLTIDVAGNASFAVLFRGVGAHHGVLRGSTLKNGTAGAGVNVCEKASDVLIEGNTISHFNRNGDDSHGVIVQTTARNVVVRGNDIHHNSGDAVQCIGPEGGATISGTPFDNLLVEDNELHENRENGVDVKTCTRVTLRGNIIWGHKMSSTSRGEGVVVHLSAKDVTLEDNVFYNNGRAISIGGVRQGSPPTNIVIRRNLVRDGLGGGEEGSGIRVDTTSNVKVHHNTVWNMPGPCLTFGHGDTGASASLDVRNNVFSGCGVAVRGGPGRSGAVVDANLYFRNSGSALFRLNGVDMGFSQWRSQSGLDGRSQEKAPGFVNIDTGDFRLGAGSPALNAGLSLGLAWCGPGPDQGAFESDCP
- the queD gene encoding 6-carboxytetrahydropterin synthase QueD is translated as MDIFKEFTFEAAHRLPNVPPGHKCSRLHGHSYRVEIHVRGPVGSQSGWVMDFSDIKEAFEPLRLKLDHYYLNEVEGLENPTSENLSRWIWKRLRPGLPLLSRVVVRETCTSGCIYQGEDD
- the ydfG gene encoding bifunctional NADP-dependent 3-hydroxy acid dehydrogenase/3-hydroxypropionate dehydrogenase YdfG; this encodes MNVLITGATAGFGLAIARRFIQDGARVIASGRRTERLEALRAELGERVLPLTLDITDREAVERAIRSLPAEFAEVDVLVNNAGLALGLDLAQSARVEDWDTMVDTNVKGLLYCTHAVLPGMVARNRGHVVNMGSVAAEWPYPGGNVYGATKAFVHQFSLNLRADLHGTAVRVTDIEPGLVGGTEFSNVRFKGDDTRAASVYANTQALTPEDIADAVHWVATRPAHVNINVMSLMPVSQSFGPLPVKRQG
- a CDS encoding Uma2 family endonuclease gives rise to the protein MEYPAPRRSSRRSQQLAPFDPELGAEGPGGWVILPKPELHLGGNVLVPDLAGWRRERMPEIPDVTGVELVPDWLCEVLSPSTEALDRSRKMTLYAREGVNHLWFADPRIQLLEVYRREGNPWQRLDAYTGSAHVDAEPFEARKLNLGSLWER
- a CDS encoding alpha/beta fold hydrolase, with the protein product MTASTPQRLRSFVTGQVELTRAVAHALKSRPFNPYPYLKPFIERASGVREPPISATPHTVVYTRGSMRLLRYAAPRRRHRTPILFVYSLINRWYILDFLPGRSLIEHLTREGYDVYAIDWGVPGQDEERLTWDDLLGGLIQTAVRWTLRVSKSRDLTLYGYCMGGTMALAYTSLYPEGVRNLVAQATPVDFSKGGLYTLWTSANHFDVDSLVDAYGNVPTPVLESGFLMAAPVQRLTRWLEVCRRIDDPEFVTTFLAMERWGADPVPFPGEVYRQYIKDCYQQNLFPQGLMEVGGERVDLRRIQCAILNVIAEHDTIALPAMSEPLPSLVSSKDCETRRYPVGHIGLSASSKGATKVWPSISAWIGARSKPMEP